A window of Bacteroidota bacterium genomic DNA:
CTCGCCCTCGAACGGGGCCTCGCGCCCGCCGGAGAAGAAGTAGGTGACGTGCGGGTACTTCTCCGTCTCGGCAGCCCGGAGCTGCGTCAGCCCCGCCTTCGCCACCACCTCGCCGAGCGTGTCGGTGAGGTTGACCTTCGGAAAGGCGATGGGGAGGTCGAACGCCTCGTCGTAGGGCGTGAAGGTGACGTAGCGCAGGTCGAGCGGGCGGTTGCCCGGCGTGCCACGCTCGAAGTGGTTGAACGCCTCGTCGGTGAAGGCGCGCGTGAGTTGGCGGGCGCGGTCGGCGCGGAAGTTGAAAAAAACGACGGCGTCGCCATCCGCAACCGGCGGCGTGCCTCGGATGCGGATCGGCTCGACGAACTCGTCGGTGACGCCCTTCGCGTAGCTTGCCTCCAGCGCTTCGGCAGGGTCGTCGAACACGTCGCTGGCGAAGTCGCTGGTGCACGCCGCCGCGAGGAGACAGTAGCCGATCTTGGTCCGCTCCCAGCGGTTGTCGCGGTCCATCGCAAAGTAGCGCCCGACGACGGTGCCGATCCGCCCGACGCCGATGGCTTCGGCCTGCTGCTGAAACTGCCGGACGTAGCGCGCGCCGCCCTGCGGGTCGGTGTCGCGCCCGTCGGTGAAGGCATGAACGACGACCTGCTCCGGCCCGAGGCCTCCGTGCTTGGCGAGGTTGAGGAGCGCGTAGAGGTGCCGGAGGTGGGAGTGCACCCCGCCGTCGGAGAACAGCCCGATCAAGTGCAGCACCGACCCGTTCTCCTTCGCATGGCGGGCGGCGGCGGCGGCCTCCTCGTTCCCGAGAAACGCGCCGTCCGCGATGTCTTGGTCGATCCGCGTGATCTCCTGGTAGACCACGCGCCCCGCGCCGAGGTTCGTGTGCCCGACCTCGGAATTGCCCATCTGCCCCTCCGGCAGCCCGACCGCCAGCCCGGACGCGTCGAGCGTCGAGCGGGGGTAGGTGTCGAAGA
This region includes:
- the gpmI gene encoding 2,3-bisphosphoglycerate-independent phosphoglycerate mutase, which codes for MPRRHLLLILDGYGIAEDPSVSAIDAAETPFLDYLFDTYPRSTLDASGLAVGLPEGQMGNSEVGHTNLGAGRVVYQEITRIDQDIADGAFLGNEEAAAAARHAKENGSVLHLIGLFSDGGVHSHLRHLYALLNLAKHGGLGPEQVVVHAFTDGRDTDPQGGARYVRQFQQQAEAIGVGRIGTVVGRYFAMDRDNRWERTKIGYCLLAAACTSDFASDVFDDPAEALEASYAKGVTDEFVEPIRIRGTPPVADGDAVVFFNFRADRARQLTRAFTDEAFNHFERGTPGNRPLDLRYVTFTPYDEAFDLPIAFPKVNLTDTLGEVVAKAGLTQLRAAETEKYPHVTYFFSGGREAPFEGEQRILVPSPKVPTYDLQPEMSAAPLAEAVAEALRTDRPDLVVLNFANPDMVGHTGVFEAAVRAVEAVDAAAKVVVEAAQAEGYTVQIIADHGNADKLRNPDGSPHTAHTTALVPHLILRDGFGGSIRPGKLGDIAPTILTLMGVPVPEAMTGEVLVEK